The DNA sequence GTGGGGTCCAGCTGCATTCGGGGGCTCGCAGGGACTTAAACTACCCCCTGTCCTCCCTCCGTGCAGCAACCGGCGCTCTCTGGTCATCTCCTCACCCGTGAGCCCCCCAGCCATGTACCCATGCCCAGGGAAGGCACCGGGCGAGCCACCCACCTCGCCAGCCCCGCGCCCGGACTGGGAGCCCGTGCTGGAAGCGGAGACGGCAGCAGCATCCCCCGGGGAGGGCAGCGACTCCGCCGAAAGCATCTCCAATGGCCCCGCGGAGACGGGTGCTGGCGAGCTGGGTGCTGGCGAGCTGGGTGCTCCCGTCCCTGGtcctcctccagcctcaccAGCGAGCATGGGGTCTGTGTCAGAAACCGCATCGGTCTCCAGCGAGGAGTCCCAGGAGCCTGTCCTCACCCCTGAAGCTCCATCCCCTGAAATGGGGGTGTCCGAGGGCGCTGGGTCCCCTGGGCTCCCCAAAAGCCAGGCTGGGAGCCCCGTGTCTGGTGGTCcagaggcagcaggggctgaTGGAGGGGTGCAGGCGGGAGCCGAGGGCATCGCCGCCTCCCTGGCCTCACTGATTTTATCCGAGGCGATTGCCACGGCCGCCAGCACCGCGCCAGCGGGGCCAAAAAATGCCACAGAGGAGCCAGACGGCACCGACAGCGAGGGTGGCGCACGTCCCGAAAGCACCGGGGACAGCTCGGGGGGTGAcccgctgtccccagccagcacccacGGTGCCACCAGGCCCACGGCAGAGGCACGAGGGTGCCCGTCcctgggtgctgggcagggTGCGTGCCAGCTGCCTGGGGACGTGGGAGAGCACAGCGACTCCGAGGAGAGCATGGAGGTGGTGGATGTGGCGCCAAAGGCGGCCAAAATGCAGGTGAGAGCGGCCGGGGGGTGACGTGCCACGAGCTGGTGTCcggagggggcaggagggggggtCAGGACgccgtgctgggggctgcacccAGCAAGTGCTTCCCAGCGGTTCCAGCCCCATCGAGgggacatggggctgggggcacgggggggcaAGGAGGTGAGTCCCAGCCCGGCGCGTTGCTCATCCGGCTGCaggtggggctggagctggccctCGAGGAGGGATCAAGTGGCTGCATCCAGGACAGCGCCGCTCCCCCCGGCTCCCAAACTGAGGTGGGTGCAGCGAGGGCTCTGCTTCATCCCCTCGGACTGAAGCACGAGGGCTCCAGCTCGGCATCACCCCGCTCTCTGTGTCCCCAGAAGGAAGGGACACCCGGGGCTCTGGAGCAGGCCACGAGCCAGGActccccccaggaccccccccaggaccccagTGAAATCTTCACGTCCCTGTGAGCCCAGCGCCCGGAGAGGTGCgggcgggagggaggggaaggagcttTTATGGGGCTGCCTGCAGATAACTTTGTTTAACCGTACCGCGCTTTAC is a window from the Oxyura jamaicensis isolate SHBP4307 breed ruddy duck chromosome 33, BPBGC_Ojam_1.0, whole genome shotgun sequence genome containing:
- the BIN2 gene encoding bridging integrator 2 isoform X2; protein product: MPRFELPQQTLDHKLMPKAETARQAAAMAEGKSGGAGLFAKQVQKRFSRAQEKVLQKLGKTVETKDEQFEQSAYNFQLQQNEGNKLYKDLKAFVSAVKVMHESSRKVAETLQEIYSADWDGHAELKAIADSNDLLWDDYEAKLADQALRLMENYLAQFGDIKERIAKRGRKLVDYDSARHHLEALQNAKKKDEAKIAKAEEEFNKAQAVFEDLNRELREELPVLYSSRIACYVTIFQNISNLRDIFYKEMSKLNRDLYEVMGKLDKQHSSKVFIIKGVSSNRRSLVISSPVSPPAMYPCPGKAPGEPPTSPAPRPDWEPVLEAETAAASPGEGSDSAESISNGPAETGAGELGAGELGAPVPGPPPASPASMGSVSETASVSSEESQEPVLTPEAPSPEMGVSEGAGSPGLPKSQAGSPVSGGPEAAGADGGVQAGAEGIAASLASLILSEAIATAASTAPAGPKNATEEPDGTDSEGGARPESTGDSSGGDPLSPASTHGATRPTAEARGCQLPGDVGEHSDSEESMEVVDVAPKAAKMQVGLELALEEGSSGCIQDSAAPPGSQTEKEGTPGALEQATSQDSPQDPPQDPSEIFTSL
- the BIN2 gene encoding bridging integrator 2 isoform X1, which gives rise to MPRFELPQQTLDHKLMPKAETARQAAAMAEGKSGGAGLFAKQVQKRFSRAQEKVLQKLGKTVETKDEQFEQSAYNFQLQQNEGNKLYKDLKAFVSAVKVMHESSRKVAETLQEIYSADWDGHAELKAIADSNDLLWDDYEAKLADQALRLMENYLAQFGDIKERIAKRGRKLVDYDSARHHLEALQNAKKKDEAKIAKAEEEFNKAQAVFEDLNRELREELPVLYSSRIACYVTIFQNISNLRDIFYKEMSKLNRDLYEVMGKLDKQHSSKVFIIKGVSSNRRSLVISSPVSPPAMYPCPGKAPGEPPTSPAPRPDWEPVLEAETAAASPGEGSDSAESISNGPAETGAGELGAGELGAPVPGPPPASPASMGSVSETASVSSEESQEPVLTPEAPSPEMGVSEGAGSPGLPKSQAGSPVSGGPEAAGADGGVQAGAEGIAASLASLILSEAIATAASTAPAGPKNATEEPDGTDSEGGARPESTGDSSGGDPLSPASTHGATRPTAEARGCQLPGDVGEHSDSEESMEVVDVAPKAAKMQVGLELALEEGSSGCIQDSAAPPGSQTEVGAARALLHPLGLKHEGSSSASPRSLCPQKEGTPGALEQATSQDSPQDPPQDPSEIFTSL